One stretch of Pelmatolapia mariae isolate MD_Pm_ZW linkage group LG3_W, Pm_UMD_F_2, whole genome shotgun sequence DNA includes these proteins:
- the LOC134624589 gene encoding tripartite motif-containing protein 16-like: MAQKGVQLDRETFSCSICLDLLKDPVTTTCGHSYCRNCIKSHFDEEDRKGIHSCPQCRKTFTPRPVLEKSIMLAELVEQLKKTGLQAAPADNCYAGPEDVACDVCTGRKLKAIKSCLFCLASYCEKHLQPHYDAAPLKKHKLVAPSKKLQENICSRHDEVMKIFCRTDQQSICFVCTMDEHKGHETVPAAAERTEKQKELNIQQRIQEREKDVKLLQQEVEAINGSADKAVEDSEKMFTELIRLIQKRSSDVKQQVRSQQETEVSRVKELQEKLEQEIAELKRKDGELEQLSHTEDHNQFLHNYPSLSALSESTHSSSINIRPLRYFEDVTAAVSETRDKLQDILREEWTNISLTVTEEDVLLSPPEPKTRAGFLKYSHEITLDPNTAHRRLFLSQGNRKATFMNQQQSYSDHPDRFTGWYQVLSRESLSGRCYWEVEWRGRGVFVAVTYKNISRAGSIDECLFGYNNKSWALYWFRESFKFRHNKVQTVLSGPRSSRVGVYLDHRAGILSFYSVSETMTLLHRVQTTFTQPLYAGLYLFNYGDTAELIKVK; this comes from the coding sequence ATGGCACAGAAAGGAGTTCAGCTGGACCGAGAAACCTTCTCTTGTTCcatctgtttggatctactgaaggatccggtgactacaacctgtggacacagctactgcagGAACTGTATTAAATCCCACTTTGATGAAGAGGACAGGAAgggaatccacagctgccctcagtgcaggAAGACTTTCACACCGAGGCCTGTCCTGGAGAAAAGCATCATGTTAGCTGAGTtggtggagcagctgaagaagactggactccaagctgctcctgctgataactgctatgctggacctgaagatgtggcctgtgatgtctgcactgggaggaagctgaaagccatcaagtcctgtttattctgtctggcctcttactgtgagaaacacctccAACCTCACTATGATGCAGctccattaaagaaacacaagctggtggccccctccaagaagctccaggagaacatctgctctcgtcatgatgaggtgatgaagattttctgtcgtactgatcagcagagtatctgtttTGTCTGCACaatggatgaacataaaggccatgaaacagtcccagctgcagcagaaaggactgagaagcagaaggagctaaacatccagcagagaatccaggagagagagaaagatgtgaagctgcttcaacaggaggtggaggccatcaatggctctgctgataaagcagtggaggacagtgagaagatgttcactgagctgatccgtctcatccagaaaagaagctctgatgtgaagcagcaggtcagatcccagcaggaaactgaagtgagtcgagtcaaagagcttcaggagaagctggagcaggagatcgctgagctgaagaggaaagacggcgagctggagcagctctcacacacagaggatcacaaccagtttctacacaactacccctcactgtcagcactcagtgagtctacacactcatccagcatcaatattcGTCCTCTGAggtactttgaggatgtgacagcagctgtgtcagagaccagagataaactacaggacattctgagagaggaatggacaaacatctcactgacagtcactgaagaggatgttttactgtcaccaccagagccaaagaccagagctggattcttaaaatattcacatgaaatcacactggatccaaacacagcacacagacGTCTGTTCTTATCTCAGGGGAACAGAAAAGCAACATTTATGAACCAACAACAGTCTtattctgatcatccagacagattcactGGATGGTATCAggtcctgagtagagagagtctgagtggacgttgttactgggaggtggagtggagagggagaggagttTTTGTAGCAGTCACATACAAGAATATCAGCAGAGCAGGGAGCATCGATGAATGTTTATTTGGATACAATAACAAATCTTGGGCATTATATTGGTTCAGAGAAAGTTTTAAATTTCGCCACAACAAAGTCCAAACTGTCCTCTCAGGTCCTCGgtcctccagagtaggagtgtacctggatcacagagcaggtattctgtctttctacagcgtctctgaaaccatgactctcctccacagagtccagaccacattcactcagccgctctatgctggacttTATCTTTTTAATTATGGGGACACTGCAGAGTTGATTAAAGTCAAATAA
- the LOC134624586 gene encoding H-2 class II histocompatibility antigen, A-U alpha chain-like, protein MKKLLLFLSCVLCVSADALHEDIHVIGCSYIHGGVMFGLDREELWYADFEKQMDVSPQPIFIQPVGFGDDAYEAAVSNLDTCRQNLHITRESLKDYPAQRDAPSGVMIYTRNEVELRVKNTLICHVTGFYPAPVKVSWTKNGRITTEGSSINNPYPNKNGTFTQIARLQFIPQQGDVYSCTVEHLGLTDPLTKTYNVDTPETPETPQPSVGPAVFCAVAVIIGLLSAAGGIFFILKANKCI, encoded by the exons ATGAAGaagctgctcctcttcctctcctgtgtGCTCTGTGTCTCTGCTGATG CTCTACATGAGGACATTCATGTCATTGGCTGTTCATACATTCATGGAGGGGTCATGTTTGGACTGGATCGTGAAGAACTCTGGTACGCAGACTTCGAGAAACAGATGGATGTTTCCCCTCAACCAATTTTTATTCAGCCCGTCGGGTTTGGAGATGACGCTTATGAAGCAGCTGTGTCTAATTTAGATACCTGCAGACAAAACCTTCATATTACTCGGGAGAGTTTAAAGGACTACCCTGCACAACGTG ATGCTCCTTCAGGTGTGATGATCTACACCAGAAACGAGGTGGAGCTCAGAGTCAAAAACACTCTGATCTGTCATGTGACTGGTTTCTATCCTGCTCCTGTCAAAGTCTCCTGGACCAAGAACGGACGGATTACGACTGAAGGATCCAGCATCAACAATCCCTATCCCAACAAAAACGGAACCTTCACCCAGATCGCCAGACTGCAGTTCATCCCCCAGCAGGGAGACGTCTACAGCTGTACAGTGGAACATCTGGGTCTGACCGACCCACTGACGAAGACCTATA ATGTGGACACACCTGAGACACCTGAGACACCTCAGCCCAGCGTTGGACCTGCAGTGTTCTGTGCAGTCGCTGTGATTATCGGCTTACTCAGTGCTGCAGGTGGAATCTTCTTCATCTTGAAAGCAAATAAATGTATCTGA